One genomic region from Nocardia vinacea encodes:
- a CDS encoding amino acid ABC transporter permease, giving the protein MSASVASDTPVSDVPIPGAHTPAAAASTNDAPAIAKSWHPWRWVVSAIALVLLAQFIHGLATNPGWDWSTFAKYFTAKSVLSALKVTLELTLWGTALGFLIGTALAIARLSNNPVLRVISWVYIWAFRSIPLIVQLLFWFNIAYLYHTLSLGIPFGPSFLTFEVNGVISGFTAAVIGLALHQAAYAAEIIRAGYISVDPGQLEAAAALGIPRVRQFRTVIVPQAMRSILPNATNEVISLFKGTSIVSVMAIAELFYQVQVIYGRNGRVVPLLMVATVWYIVLTTILSVVQFYIERHYAKGAHRTPPPTPVQKVWRRLREIAEIGSAAPRGATR; this is encoded by the coding sequence ATGAGCGCGTCCGTCGCATCCGATACTCCGGTATCGGATGTCCCGATACCGGGTGCCCACACACCCGCCGCTGCCGCAAGCACTAACGACGCGCCGGCGATCGCCAAGTCCTGGCATCCGTGGCGCTGGGTCGTCAGCGCCATCGCGCTCGTGCTGCTCGCGCAGTTCATCCACGGACTGGCCACCAATCCGGGCTGGGATTGGTCGACGTTCGCCAAGTACTTCACCGCGAAATCGGTGCTGTCGGCACTGAAGGTCACCTTGGAGCTGACCCTGTGGGGCACGGCACTGGGATTCCTGATCGGTACGGCATTGGCGATCGCCCGACTGTCGAATAATCCGGTGCTGCGGGTAATTTCGTGGGTCTATATCTGGGCGTTCCGCTCGATTCCGCTGATCGTGCAGCTGCTGTTCTGGTTCAACATCGCGTACCTGTACCACACGCTCTCGCTCGGAATCCCGTTCGGCCCTTCCTTTCTCACCTTCGAGGTGAACGGGGTGATCAGCGGTTTCACCGCGGCGGTCATCGGACTCGCATTGCATCAGGCGGCGTATGCGGCCGAGATCATCCGGGCCGGATACATTTCGGTCGATCCGGGACAGCTGGAAGCGGCTGCGGCACTCGGTATTCCACGGGTGCGCCAGTTCCGCACGGTCATCGTCCCGCAGGCCATGCGCTCGATTCTGCCGAATGCGACCAACGAGGTGATCAGCCTGTTCAAGGGCACCTCGATCGTCTCGGTCATGGCGATCGCGGAACTCTTCTACCAGGTCCAGGTGATCTACGGCCGCAACGGCCGGGTGGTGCCACTGCTCATGGTGGCCACCGTCTGGTACATCGTGCTGACCACGATTCTGTCGGTGGTGCAGTTCTATATCGAACGCCACTATGCCAAGGGCGCGCACCGCACGCCCCCACCGACACCGGTGCAGAAGGTGTGGCGCAGGCTGCGCGAAATCGCCGAAATCGGTTCCGCCGCACCACGCGGAGCGACCCGATGA
- a CDS encoding SAV_6107 family HEPN domain-containing protein translates to MSGRIEHPGQPGKAGTLLQRADGLLMQAAGERDPRERFRTAYLAALRGAGAVLAFTGADAAPRARSRNAWVLLQRAAPEFVMWADYFSARSEIRAALEAGLDRDVDDEQADEFYSRVGAFLHDVEDLLNAGARLRPAPGWSGGMTA, encoded by the coding sequence ATGTCTGGTCGGATCGAACACCCGGGGCAACCCGGCAAGGCGGGCACGCTGCTGCAGCGGGCGGACGGCTTGCTGATGCAGGCGGCGGGGGAACGCGACCCGCGCGAGCGTTTTCGGACCGCGTATCTCGCCGCGCTGCGCGGTGCCGGTGCCGTGCTCGCGTTCACCGGTGCGGACGCAGCGCCGCGGGCGCGCTCGCGCAATGCCTGGGTGCTGCTGCAGCGCGCCGCGCCCGAATTCGTCATGTGGGCCGACTACTTCAGCGCTCGTTCGGAGATCAGGGCGGCGCTGGAGGCGGGGCTGGATCGCGATGTGGATGATGAGCAGGCCGACGAGTTCTATTCGCGGGTGGGCGCATTCCTCCACGATGTGGAAGATCTGCTGAATGCCGGGGCTCGATTGCGCCCCGCGCCGGGCTGGTCCGGCGGTATGACCGCTTAG
- a CDS encoding N-acetyltransferase, whose amino-acid sequence MTAVKPKHTPANAPVVIDLSVAALRSRLHDALAVYVAAMEYPHGTEHHRAPMWTEHTTRVGWQGAAAVIPDDSGQIDLRTAPMVAIAYGYRGAAHQWWHQQVHSGMRRSGWPEHSARELLSDYFELTELHVHPAAQGRGIGGELLTRLLANRTESAVLLSTPEVHGEANRAWKLYRRLGFTDVIRNFVFAGDTRPFAILGRRLPL is encoded by the coding sequence ATGACAGCCGTCAAGCCCAAACACACCCCCGCCAACGCCCCTGTCGTCATCGACCTCTCCGTCGCGGCGCTGCGCTCTCGGCTGCACGACGCGCTTGCGGTGTACGTCGCGGCGATGGAATATCCGCACGGCACCGAACACCATCGCGCACCGATGTGGACCGAGCACACCACCCGCGTCGGCTGGCAGGGCGCCGCCGCCGTCATCCCGGATGACTCCGGGCAGATCGACCTGCGGACCGCGCCGATGGTGGCCATCGCCTACGGCTATCGCGGCGCCGCCCACCAGTGGTGGCATCAGCAGGTGCACAGCGGGATGCGGCGCTCGGGTTGGCCGGAACATTCTGCGCGCGAACTGCTTTCGGACTATTTCGAACTGACCGAGCTGCACGTGCATCCGGCGGCGCAGGGGCGCGGCATCGGCGGCGAACTGCTGACGCGGCTGCTGGCGAATCGCACCGAGAGCGCGGTGCTGCTGTCCACGCCGGAAGTGCACGGCGAGGCCAACCGCGCCTGGAAACTGTATCGGCGACTCGGATTCACCGATGTGATCCGGAATTTCGTCTTCGCCGGGGATACCAGGCCGTTCGCCATCCTGGGACGGCGGCTGCCTCTGTGA
- a CDS encoding peptidoglycan D,D-transpeptidase FtsI family protein produces the protein MRQTRPASRQRRGPSASEAGSARASGTSRTATASRPRTASPDRPLRLRLGVGRVIMLVALAVVALQLLWVQSISAPSLSAQAASQRTTREPEYATRGPIIDRNGKSLAITLSAQALTFQPVAVRKQLADAKEKSAKAPDPDERLKAIAKTIHDRIGKDAPAESALLDKLKSDTAFVYLARNVDPRIASDIKVQFPEVGAERQDVRDYPGGSLAANVLGTTGWDGHGQMGLESSLDSFLAGTDGSQTYDRGSDGAVIPGSWRDKQPAVNGYSVQLTLDSDLQYYVQQQVQQAKEMSGANAASAVVLDAKTGQVLAMSNDNTFNPALGPQHWGNAEMQNPSVQDPFEPGSVNKIVTAAAAIEYGLTNPDEVLQVPGEIRMSGVTVHDAWEHATLPYTTTGIFGKSSNVGTLMLAQRVGEDRFADMVNRFGLGQRAGVGLPGESPGQVPARDQWSGGTFANLPIGQGLSMTTLQMTGMYQAIANGGVRIPPRIVKSETAPDGTRTDEPQPDGVRVVSEQTAATVRTMFQAVVQRDPMGVQMGTGASAAIDGYQVAGKTGTAQKVDPSCRCYSTSSYYITFAGMAPADNPRYVIGLMLDAPIRSSDGSGGGSVAPLFHNIASWALQRDRIPPSPEPSRRFVLQAS, from the coding sequence ATGCGGCAGACCAGGCCCGCGTCGCGTCAGCGCCGCGGGCCGTCGGCATCCGAGGCGGGTTCCGCCAGAGCCTCCGGCACATCGAGGACGGCAACCGCATCGAGACCACGGACGGCCTCCCCGGATCGTCCGCTGCGGCTGCGTCTCGGCGTCGGCCGGGTGATCATGCTGGTCGCACTGGCGGTCGTCGCGCTGCAATTGCTCTGGGTGCAGAGCATTTCCGCGCCCAGCCTGTCCGCGCAGGCGGCCAGCCAGCGCACCACCCGCGAGCCCGAGTACGCCACCCGTGGGCCGATCATCGATCGCAACGGGAAGTCCCTCGCGATCACACTGAGCGCGCAGGCGCTGACCTTCCAGCCGGTGGCCGTGCGCAAACAACTCGCCGATGCGAAGGAGAAGTCGGCCAAGGCTCCGGATCCCGATGAGCGGCTCAAAGCGATCGCCAAGACCATCCACGACAGGATCGGCAAGGACGCGCCCGCCGAATCGGCGCTGCTGGACAAGCTGAAGAGCGATACAGCGTTCGTCTATCTCGCCCGCAATGTCGATCCGCGCATCGCCTCCGATATCAAGGTGCAATTTCCCGAGGTCGGCGCCGAGCGCCAGGATGTGCGCGACTATCCGGGAGGCTCGCTGGCGGCCAATGTGCTCGGCACCACCGGCTGGGACGGACACGGCCAGATGGGGCTGGAATCGTCGCTGGACTCGTTCCTGGCGGGTACCGACGGCTCGCAGACCTACGACCGCGGCTCCGACGGTGCGGTCATTCCGGGCAGCTGGCGCGATAAGCAGCCGGCGGTGAACGGCTACTCGGTCCAACTGACCCTGGACTCGGATCTGCAGTACTACGTGCAGCAGCAGGTGCAGCAGGCCAAGGAGATGTCCGGCGCGAACGCGGCCTCGGCTGTCGTGCTGGATGCGAAAACCGGCCAGGTGCTGGCGATGTCGAATGACAACACCTTCAACCCGGCGCTGGGACCGCAGCATTGGGGCAACGCCGAGATGCAGAACCCCTCGGTGCAGGATCCCTTCGAACCCGGTTCGGTCAACAAGATCGTGACCGCGGCCGCGGCCATCGAATACGGCTTGACCAATCCCGACGAGGTGCTGCAGGTGCCCGGCGAGATCCGGATGTCGGGCGTCACCGTGCACGACGCCTGGGAGCACGCCACTTTGCCGTACACCACCACCGGCATCTTCGGTAAGTCCTCCAATGTCGGCACGCTGATGCTGGCGCAGCGGGTCGGCGAGGACCGGTTCGCGGATATGGTCAACCGCTTCGGCCTCGGCCAGCGCGCCGGTGTCGGACTGCCGGGCGAGAGCCCGGGCCAGGTGCCCGCCCGCGACCAGTGGTCCGGCGGAACCTTCGCGAACCTGCCCATCGGACAGGGCCTTTCGATGACCACCCTGCAGATGACCGGGATGTACCAGGCCATTGCCAATGGCGGCGTGCGGATTCCGCCGCGCATCGTCAAGTCCGAGACCGCACCGGACGGCACCCGCACCGATGAGCCACAGCCCGACGGCGTGCGCGTGGTGAGCGAACAGACCGCGGCCACGGTGCGCACCATGTTCCAGGCTGTCGTGCAGCGCGATCCGATGGGCGTGCAGATGGGCACCGGTGCGTCCGCGGCGATCGATGGCTATCAGGTGGCGGGCAAGACCGGCACCGCGCAGAAGGTCGACCCGAGCTGCCGCTGCTATTCGACCTCGTCGTACTACATCACCTTCGCCGGTATGGCCCCCGCGGACAACCCGCGCTACGTCATCGGCCTGATGCTCGATGCGCCGATCCGCAGCTCCGACGGCAGCGGTGGCGGGTCGGTGGCGCCACTGTTCCACAACATCGCCTCCTGGGCGCTGCAGCGCGACCGGATCCCCCCTTCACCCGAGCCATCGCGACGGTTCGTTCTGCAGGCTTCATAA
- a CDS encoding NAD(P)/FAD-dependent oxidoreductase: MTVVVVGSGHNALVAACYLARAGERVEVLERDEVLGGAVSTVERFPGHLVDRGSSAHIMVRHTGIIEELELSRFGLRYIDCDPWGFTPAGPDGGAPIVFHRDVDRTCAGIAEVCGARDATAYRRFVEVWGPRSARVMRAFGSAPTPGRLLRSFWGLDARDGGSALSREFLQTGDALLDSYFDDERLKASLAWFGAQSGPPMSEPGTAPMVGFAALMHTLPPGRAVGGSGALTTALVARLRADGGVVSAGDAVTELRQVGAGWQVRTASGRSLHADTVIAGTHVLTTLDLLRDGGFDGVVLDDWQRRIRVGPGIGMVVRLATSALPQYPGSSTAESANGLQFLVSDRRQLRRAHGAALAGDLPPRPVVLAMSFSALDPSIAPAGEHQLSLWAQWHPYELADGSDWAAHAESEADRIIAEVDSYAPGFEASVLRRYVQTPVDLERELGLRGGNVMHVEMSLDQMMLWRPLPELSGQRVPGAPGLYLTGASTHPGGGVSGASGRSAAQLVLRDRRRNRFPLLRRR, translated from the coding sequence GTGACCGTTGTGGTCGTCGGGTCGGGCCATAACGCGCTCGTCGCGGCTTGCTATCTGGCGCGGGCCGGGGAGCGGGTGGAGGTGCTCGAGCGCGACGAGGTGCTCGGCGGCGCAGTGTCGACGGTCGAACGCTTTCCCGGTCATCTGGTCGATCGCGGATCTTCGGCGCACATCATGGTGCGCCATACCGGGATCATCGAGGAACTGGAGCTGTCGCGTTTCGGGCTGCGTTATATCGATTGCGATCCCTGGGGTTTCACGCCCGCGGGGCCGGATGGCGGTGCGCCGATCGTTTTCCATCGCGATGTCGATCGGACCTGCGCCGGAATCGCGGAGGTCTGCGGTGCGCGGGATGCGACGGCGTATCGGCGCTTCGTCGAGGTCTGGGGGCCGCGGTCGGCGCGGGTGATGCGCGCGTTCGGCAGTGCGCCGACGCCGGGTCGGCTGCTGCGTTCGTTCTGGGGGCTGGACGCGCGCGATGGCGGGAGTGCGTTGTCGCGGGAGTTCCTGCAGACCGGCGACGCCCTGCTGGACAGCTACTTCGACGATGAGCGGCTCAAGGCGTCGCTGGCCTGGTTCGGTGCGCAGTCCGGGCCGCCGATGTCGGAACCGGGGACCGCGCCGATGGTCGGATTCGCCGCGCTGATGCATACGCTGCCGCCGGGACGGGCGGTGGGAGGAAGTGGGGCACTGACAACGGCGCTGGTCGCGCGGCTGCGCGCCGACGGCGGTGTGGTGTCGGCGGGCGATGCGGTCACCGAGCTGCGCCAGGTCGGTGCGGGCTGGCAGGTGCGCACGGCGTCGGGACGAAGTCTGCACGCGGACACCGTGATCGCGGGCACCCATGTGCTGACGACGCTGGATCTGCTGCGGGACGGCGGATTCGACGGTGTGGTGCTCGACGACTGGCAGCGGCGGATCCGGGTCGGGCCCGGTATCGGCATGGTGGTGCGGCTCGCGACGTCTGCGCTGCCGCAGTATCCCGGTAGTTCGACCGCCGAATCCGCCAATGGTCTGCAGTTTCTCGTCTCCGATCGGCGGCAGCTGCGCCGGGCGCACGGTGCGGCACTGGCCGGCGACCTGCCGCCGCGTCCGGTGGTGCTGGCCATGAGTTTCAGTGCGCTGGATCCGAGCATCGCCCCGGCCGGTGAGCATCAGCTCTCGCTGTGGGCGCAGTGGCATCCGTACGAGCTGGCCGACGGGAGCGACTGGGCCGCGCACGCGGAGTCGGAGGCCGATCGGATCATCGCCGAAGTCGACTCCTACGCACCGGGTTTCGAGGCGAGTGTGCTGCGGCGGTACGTGCAGACCCCGGTCGATCTGGAGCGCGAGCTCGGGTTGCGCGGCGGAAATGTGATGCATGTGGAGATGTCACTGGATCAGATGATGCTGTGGCGGCCGCTGCCCGAGCTGTCCGGGCAGCGAGTGCCCGGCGCGCCCGGGTTGTATCTCACCGGGGCGTCGACGCATCCGGGTGGCGGGGTGTCCGGAGCGAGCGGGCGCAGCGCGGCGCAGTTGGTGCTGCGCGATCGACGGCGCAACCGGTTTCCCCTGCTGCGCAGACGATGA
- a CDS encoding carotenoid biosynthesis protein: MLAPAIPAVLLVLVQISYPLASGVARDRVTVAVVLLSAGTALVHAVATRGIRYALGFVVIVSGLGLVAEIVGTATGFPFGCYAYADGRSGPAVAGVPLVVALAWTGGLYPVWVVAGLLTRRWAGRVVLTAVGAVGWDLFLDPQMVADGQWTWCAAGRGLPGIDEIPYTNYLGWFAVALVMALLLTVLARVAGTANAFAPAAARLLSTAQTQAAAPEVAAGTPALELGTADSTGPEHRSREPVSPISADAVVPVAVFMWTWLGSTLAHAVFLDLPYSAWYGCVGLGVLGVPLLVRSAAARRG, from the coding sequence TTGCTGGCGCCGGCGATACCGGCGGTGCTGCTCGTGCTCGTGCAGATCAGTTATCCGCTCGCCTCGGGGGTCGCTCGCGATCGGGTGACCGTGGCGGTCGTGCTGTTGTCGGCGGGGACGGCGCTGGTGCACGCGGTGGCGACGCGCGGCATCAGGTACGCCTTGGGATTCGTGGTGATTGTCTCCGGGCTCGGACTGGTTGCCGAAATCGTTGGTACCGCAACGGGTTTCCCATTCGGTTGTTATGCGTATGCCGACGGCAGATCGGGACCCGCGGTGGCGGGGGTGCCGTTGGTGGTCGCGCTGGCCTGGACCGGTGGGCTGTATCCGGTGTGGGTGGTCGCCGGGTTGTTGACTCGGCGGTGGGCAGGGCGAGTTGTTTTGACCGCGGTCGGGGCGGTGGGTTGGGATCTGTTCCTCGATCCGCAGATGGTGGCGGACGGGCAGTGGACTTGGTGTGCCGCCGGTCGGGGGCTGCCCGGAATCGATGAGATTCCGTACACCAACTATCTGGGGTGGTTCGCGGTGGCGCTGGTGATGGCCTTGCTGCTGACCGTCTTGGCTCGCGTCGCGGGCACGGCGAATGCGTTTGCGCCCGCGGCAGCGCGCCTGCTGTCGACAGCGCAGACACAGGCGGCAGCCCCCGAGGTGGCGGCTGGAACACCGGCGCTGGAGTTGGGAACGGCGGACTCGACCGGTCCGGAGCACAGATCCCGAGAGCCGGTATCCCCGATCTCGGCAGACGCGGTGGTCCCGGTGGCGGTGTTCATGTGGACCTGGCTCGGGTCGACGCTCGCGCACGCGGTGTTCCTCGATCTGCCGTATTCGGCCTGGTACGGGTGTGTCGGGCTGGGGGTGCTCGGGGTGCCGCTGCTGGTGCGGTCGGCCGCGGCCCGGCGGGGCTGA
- a CDS encoding DUF3040 domain-containing protein has translation MPLSEHEQRMLEQIESALYAEDPKFASSVRGGRLRSTSSRRRLQAAALFVLGLFLLVAGIAAPVKLGDFPIISLIGFIVMFAAGVLLLLGSSKGIAKGDRSGNAQSGGASGGSGGRGRQRKSGGFSERMEDRFRRRFDQE, from the coding sequence GTGCCACTCTCCGAGCACGAGCAGCGCATGCTCGAACAGATCGAGAGCGCGCTCTATGCTGAGGATCCGAAGTTCGCGTCGTCCGTCCGCGGCGGACGCCTTCGCTCGACCTCGAGTCGTCGCAGACTCCAGGCCGCGGCCCTGTTCGTCCTCGGTTTGTTTCTACTTGTCGCCGGCATAGCCGCTCCGGTGAAGCTCGGCGACTTTCCGATCATCAGCCTGATCGGATTCATCGTGATGTTCGCCGCAGGCGTGCTGTTGCTGCTCGGCAGTTCCAAGGGCATCGCCAAGGGCGACCGGTCGGGCAATGCCCAATCCGGTGGCGCGAGTGGCGGATCGGGCGGACGTGGGCGACAGCGCAAGTCCGGTGGTTTCTCCGAACGCATGGAGGATCGGTTCCGCCGCCGCTTCGATCAGGAGTAG
- the rsmH gene encoding 16S rRNA (cytosine(1402)-N(4))-methyltransferase RsmH, whose product MNREQDGPRHVPVLLQRADALLGPALAEPGAVYVDATLGLGGHAEHFLRTYPNIHLVGLDRDTHALALAGARLAPFADRITLVHIRYDGIAAALKQAGLPTTGSVSAILMDLGVSSMQLDEAERGFAYSVDAPLDMRMDPTTGITAADVLNTYSHGDLARVLKTYGEERFAGKIASAVLRRRQQKPFRTSAELVELLYATIPAAARRTGGHPAKRTFQALRVEVNGELDSLRAALPAALDSLRVGGRIVIMSYQSLEDRVVKQELAPRTTSRTPVDLPVELPGMGPEFKLLTRGAEKATEQEIEENPRAAPVRMRAVERIQEGTT is encoded by the coding sequence GTGAACCGTGAACAGGACGGTCCTCGCCATGTTCCGGTTCTGCTCCAGCGGGCGGACGCGCTCCTCGGTCCGGCACTCGCCGAACCCGGCGCGGTATATGTCGACGCCACATTGGGTTTGGGCGGACATGCCGAACACTTCCTACGGACCTACCCGAATATCCATCTCGTCGGACTCGATCGCGATACCCATGCGCTGGCATTGGCCGGTGCGCGATTGGCGCCGTTCGCGGACCGAATCACCTTGGTACACATCCGATATGACGGAATCGCGGCCGCGCTGAAGCAGGCCGGATTGCCGACCACCGGTTCGGTGAGCGCCATCCTGATGGATCTCGGCGTGTCCTCGATGCAACTCGACGAGGCCGAGCGCGGCTTCGCCTACTCCGTCGACGCGCCACTGGATATGCGGATGGATCCGACCACCGGCATCACCGCGGCCGATGTGCTCAACACCTACAGCCACGGTGATCTGGCGCGCGTGCTGAAAACCTATGGCGAGGAACGCTTCGCGGGCAAGATCGCGTCCGCGGTGCTGCGCCGTCGGCAGCAGAAGCCGTTTCGCACGAGTGCCGAATTGGTCGAATTGCTTTATGCCACAATTCCGGCCGCCGCCAGGCGGACGGGCGGTCATCCGGCCAAGCGGACCTTCCAGGCGCTGCGGGTGGAGGTGAACGGCGAGCTCGACTCGCTGCGTGCCGCCCTGCCGGCCGCGCTGGACTCGCTGCGGGTCGGCGGCCGGATCGTGATCATGTCGTATCAGTCGCTCGAGGATCGGGTGGTCAAACAGGAGTTGGCGCCGCGCACGACATCGCGGACGCCGGTCGACCTGCCGGTCGAATTGCCCGGTATGGGACCGGAATTCAAGTTGCTGACCCGGGGCGCCGAGAAGGCGACCGAACAAGAGATCGAAGAGAACCCGAGGGCGGCACCCGTGCGGATGCGCGCGGTGGAGAGAATCCAGGAGGGGACAACATGA
- the mraZ gene encoding division/cell wall cluster transcriptional repressor MraZ yields the protein MFLGTYTPRLDDKGRLTLPAKFRDDLAGGLMVTKGQDHSLAVYPKEEFTALARRAAAASRSNPQARAFVRALAAGTDEQRPDAQGRIVLSADHRRYANLSRDCVVIGSVDFLEIWDKQAWESYLAEHEEDYAQARDESLGGIF from the coding sequence TTGTTTCTCGGTACCTATACACCTCGGTTGGATGACAAGGGGCGACTGACGTTGCCTGCGAAGTTTCGAGACGATCTGGCGGGAGGGTTGATGGTCACGAAGGGTCAGGACCACAGCCTTGCCGTATATCCCAAGGAAGAGTTCACCGCTCTCGCACGGCGAGCCGCGGCGGCATCTCGAAGCAATCCGCAGGCGCGCGCGTTCGTCCGGGCACTCGCGGCCGGTACGGATGAACAGCGTCCGGACGCCCAGGGCCGGATCGTGTTGTCGGCCGATCATCGTCGCTACGCGAACCTTTCGCGGGATTGCGTGGTGATCGGATCGGTCGACTTCCTCGAGATATGGGATAAGCAGGCGTGGGAGTCCTACCTCGCCGAGCACGAGGAGGACTACGCGCAAGCGAGAGACGAGTCGCTGGGCGGAATCTTCTAG
- a CDS encoding glycosyltransferase family 2 protein, producing the protein MRRLSAGPNTVIEPVSVCIPARDEAQRLPELIDDLRGQVGVPRLRVLILDDASSDGTEAAALDAIAGDSRFTVFRSEAEPAPGWTGKAAACARLAELADATVLIFLDADVRLAPNAIAAATAELRRGRAALLSPWPYQVTESLAEALVQPLLCWSWATSLPIAAANRSLRPSTAVACGQFLVFDATAYHAIGGHAVVAASPTEDLDIARALRRSGRRTALVAAGRAASTRMYRGAAELETGYNRWLWSAYGGTTIGGAAVGALATLAYWAPPLAAIGGRGSVRTAGLVGYGAAVASRLLARSLERGTTTRTDALAALAHPISIDAYLRLWTRSRRAHRTNTLTWKARPLEPTR; encoded by the coding sequence ATGCGCAGGCTCTCGGCCGGACCGAATACGGTGATCGAGCCGGTGTCGGTGTGTATCCCGGCGCGCGATGAGGCACAGCGACTGCCCGAGCTGATCGATGATCTCCGTGGCCAGGTGGGTGTGCCGCGACTGCGGGTGCTGATTCTCGACGACGCTTCGTCGGACGGGACCGAAGCGGCCGCGCTCGACGCGATTGCGGGCGATTCGCGCTTCACGGTGTTCCGTTCCGAGGCCGAACCCGCACCCGGATGGACCGGGAAGGCCGCGGCCTGCGCGCGACTGGCCGAGTTGGCGGATGCCACGGTGCTGATCTTTCTCGATGCCGATGTGCGACTGGCACCGAACGCGATTGCCGCGGCGACCGCCGAATTGCGTCGCGGCCGAGCCGCATTGTTGTCACCGTGGCCGTACCAGGTGACCGAATCGCTGGCCGAGGCGCTGGTGCAGCCGCTGCTGTGCTGGTCGTGGGCGACGAGCCTGCCGATCGCGGCCGCCAATCGCAGCCTCCGGCCCTCGACAGCCGTGGCCTGCGGCCAGTTCTTGGTGTTCGACGCCACCGCCTACCACGCCATCGGCGGGCATGCCGTGGTCGCCGCGAGCCCGACCGAGGACCTGGATATCGCTCGCGCACTGCGCCGTTCGGGTCGCCGGACCGCGCTGGTCGCAGCAGGCCGAGCCGCGAGCACCCGAATGTACCGTGGCGCAGCCGAACTGGAGACCGGTTACAACCGCTGGCTGTGGTCCGCCTACGGCGGCACGACAATCGGCGGCGCGGCAGTAGGAGCTCTTGCGACACTGGCCTACTGGGCGCCCCCACTGGCCGCGATCGGCGGCCGAGGCTCCGTACGCACCGCCGGTCTCGTCGGCTACGGCGCCGCGGTCGCCAGCCGCCTGCTCGCGCGCTCACTGGAACGCGGCACCACAACCCGCACGGATGCCCTTGCGGCCCTCGCACATCCGATCTCCATCGACGCCTACCTCCGCCTCTGGACCCGCTCCCGCCGAGCCCACCGCACCAACACCTTGACCTGGAAAGCCCGCCCCCTCGAACCCACCCGCTGA
- a CDS encoding LppM family (lipo)protein, whose protein sequence is MCAVQPSPLTAMPDTSVLPPRSPRPGARVAAAVLLAAMLVPMLAGCLRVQVSMGVSSNDRVSGRIVAAVVPADANDKGPQLKAPDSLAAKVRVEPYSQDGYVGSKVFFEDLSFGEVGQLGALSDQTQGMFNLSFQRTGDLVSLNGRVDLKSVPPHGSDVQFTVAFPARVAKTNGNREDDSTVSWKLPPGDVSTVRAEVSYADPNTRSFAGWAGIVGGITLAVAAIIAAIAYMDRNPAPPGAPETNFSPSNLWRSLTRR, encoded by the coding sequence ATGTGTGCCGTGCAGCCGAGTCCTCTCACCGCGATGCCCGACACATCGGTTCTACCGCCACGTTCTCCCCGGCCCGGAGCACGGGTGGCCGCGGCAGTACTGCTGGCCGCGATGCTGGTGCCCATGCTCGCGGGCTGCCTGCGGGTGCAGGTGTCGATGGGTGTGTCGTCCAATGACCGGGTCTCCGGTCGGATCGTGGCCGCGGTGGTGCCCGCGGACGCCAATGACAAGGGCCCGCAGCTGAAGGCGCCCGATTCGCTGGCCGCGAAGGTGCGGGTCGAGCCGTACAGCCAGGACGGCTACGTGGGCAGCAAGGTGTTCTTCGAGGATCTGTCCTTCGGCGAGGTCGGCCAGCTCGGCGCGCTCTCCGATCAGACCCAGGGGATGTTCAACCTGTCGTTCCAGCGCACCGGCGACCTGGTCAGCCTCAATGGTCGGGTCGATCTGAAATCCGTTCCGCCGCACGGTTCGGATGTGCAGTTCACCGTGGCTTTCCCGGCCCGCGTCGCCAAGACCAACGGCAATCGCGAGGACGACTCGACCGTCTCCTGGAAACTGCCGCCCGGCGATGTCTCTACCGTGCGCGCCGAGGTCAGCTACGCGGATCCGAATACCCGCTCCTTCGCGGGCTGGGCAGGCATCGTCGGCGGTATCACCCTGGCCGTCGCCGCCATCATCGCCGCCATCGCCTATATGGACCGCAACCCGGCACCGCCCGGTGCACCGGAAACCAACTTCTCACCGAGCAATCTGTGGCGTTCGCTGACCCGCCGCTGA